A section of the Streptomyces sp. NBC_01591 genome encodes:
- a CDS encoding FdhF/YdeP family oxidoreductase: MATKPPTGDPVQDAPRVEPAQHAAAGLSAVAHSLLIAQQQMGVRRTAQTLLKVNQKNGFDCPGCAWPEGDKRHTAEFCENGAKAVAEEATLRRVTPDFFAAHPVADLATRSGYWLGQQGRITQPMYLPEGADRYEAVTWERAFAVIAEELGALASPDEALFYTSGRTSNEAAFLLQLFAREFGTNNLPDCSNMCHESSGSALTETIGIGKGSVSLEDLHRADLIIVAGQNPGTNHPRMLSALEKAKSAGAKIISVNPLPEAGLERFKNPQTPLGMIKGAALNDLFLQIRIGGDQALFRLLNKMILQTEGAVDETFVREHTHGYEAFAAAAREADWEETLAATGLDRETIEEALAMVLASKRTIVCWAMGLTQHKHSVPTIREVVNFLLLRGNIGRPGAGVCPVRGHSNVQGDRTMGIFERPAPAFLDALDKEFGITSPRHHGYDVVRSIQALRDGDAKVFFAMGGNFVAATPDTDVTEAAMRRARLTVHVSTKLNRSHAVTGTRALILPTLGRTDKDIQASGKQFVTVEDSMSMVHSSRGNLTPASPHLLSEPAIVARLARAVLGPGSNTPWEEFEKDYATIRDRISRVVPGFENFNARVAHPGGFTLPHAPRDERRFPTTTGKANFTAAPVEYPQLPEGRLLLQTLRSHDQYNTTIYGLDDRYRGIKGGRRVVLVNPDDARTLGLADGAYTDLVSEWKDGAERRAPGFRVVHYPTARGCAAAYYPETNVLVPLDSTADTSNTPASKSVVVRFENTTTGRP, from the coding sequence ATGGCCACCAAGCCACCCACAGGAGACCCGGTCCAGGACGCACCGCGGGTCGAGCCGGCGCAGCACGCCGCCGCCGGGCTGTCGGCCGTCGCCCACAGCCTGCTCATCGCCCAGCAGCAGATGGGCGTGCGGCGCACCGCCCAGACCCTCCTCAAGGTCAACCAGAAGAACGGCTTCGACTGCCCCGGCTGCGCCTGGCCCGAAGGCGACAAGCGGCACACGGCGGAGTTCTGCGAGAACGGCGCCAAGGCCGTCGCCGAAGAAGCGACGCTGCGCCGGGTCACCCCCGACTTCTTCGCCGCGCACCCGGTCGCCGACCTCGCCACCCGCAGCGGGTACTGGCTGGGCCAGCAGGGCCGGATCACCCAGCCGATGTACCTCCCCGAGGGCGCCGACCGGTACGAGGCGGTGACCTGGGAGCGCGCCTTCGCCGTCATCGCCGAGGAGCTGGGCGCGCTCGCCTCCCCCGACGAGGCCCTCTTCTACACCTCGGGCCGCACCAGCAACGAGGCCGCGTTCCTGCTCCAGCTGTTCGCCCGCGAATTCGGCACCAACAACCTCCCCGACTGCTCCAACATGTGCCACGAGTCCTCCGGCTCCGCGCTGACGGAGACCATCGGCATCGGCAAGGGCAGCGTCTCCCTGGAGGACCTCCACCGGGCGGACCTGATCATCGTCGCCGGACAGAACCCTGGCACGAACCATCCCCGGATGCTCTCCGCCCTGGAGAAGGCCAAGTCGGCAGGCGCGAAGATCATTTCGGTGAATCCGCTCCCCGAGGCCGGCCTGGAACGGTTCAAGAACCCGCAGACCCCGCTCGGCATGATCAAGGGCGCCGCACTCAACGACCTCTTCCTGCAGATCCGGATCGGCGGCGACCAGGCCCTCTTCCGGCTCCTCAACAAAATGATCCTGCAGACCGAGGGCGCCGTCGACGAAACCTTCGTACGGGAACACACCCACGGCTACGAGGCGTTCGCCGCCGCCGCCCGCGAGGCCGACTGGGAAGAGACCCTCGCCGCCACCGGCCTCGACCGCGAGACCATCGAAGAGGCCCTGGCCATGGTCCTCGCCTCGAAACGCACCATCGTCTGCTGGGCCATGGGCCTCACCCAGCACAAGCACTCCGTGCCGACCATCCGCGAAGTCGTCAACTTCCTGCTGCTGCGCGGCAACATCGGCCGCCCCGGCGCCGGAGTCTGCCCCGTCCGAGGCCACTCCAACGTGCAGGGCGACCGCACCATGGGCATCTTCGAGCGCCCCGCCCCCGCCTTCCTCGACGCCCTCGACAAAGAATTCGGAATCACCTCACCGCGCCACCACGGCTACGACGTCGTCCGCTCCATCCAGGCCCTGCGCGACGGCGACGCCAAGGTCTTCTTCGCCATGGGCGGCAACTTCGTCGCGGCCACCCCCGACACGGACGTCACCGAGGCCGCGATGCGCCGCGCCCGCCTCACCGTCCACGTCTCCACCAAACTCAACCGCTCGCACGCCGTGACCGGCACCCGCGCACTGATCCTGCCGACACTGGGGCGCACCGACAAGGACATCCAGGCGAGCGGCAAACAGTTCGTCACCGTCGAGGACTCCATGAGCATGGTCCACTCCTCACGCGGCAACCTCACCCCCGCAAGCCCCCACCTGCTCTCCGAGCCCGCCATCGTCGCCCGCCTCGCCCGCGCCGTCCTCGGCCCCGGATCGAACACCCCCTGGGAAGAGTTCGAGAAGGACTACGCGACGATCCGCGACCGCATCTCCCGTGTCGTCCCCGGCTTCGAGAACTTCAACGCCCGCGTCGCACACCCCGGCGGCTTCACCCTCCCGCACGCCCCGCGCGACGAACGCCGCTTCCCCACCACGACCGGCAAGGCCAACTTCACCGCCGCACCCGTCGAATACCCCCAACTCCCCGAAGGCAGACTGCTGTTGCAGACCCTGCGCTCCCACGACCAGTACAACACCACCATCTACGGCCTCGACGACCGCTACCGCGGCATCAAGGGCGGCCGCCGCGTCGTCCTGGTCAACCCCGACGACGCCCGCACCCTCGGCCTGGCCGACGGCGCGTACACCGACCTCGTCAGCGAATGGAAGGACGGCGCGGAGCGCCGCGCCCCCGGCTTCCGCGTCGTGCACTACCCGACCGCCCGGGGCTGCGCCGCCGCCTACTACCCGGAGACCAATGTGCTGGTCCCCCTCGACTCCACCGCCGACACCAGCAACACCCCGGCCAGCAAGTCCGTCGTCGTCCGCTTCGAGAACACCACAACCGGGAGGCCCTAG
- the polA gene encoding DNA polymerase I translates to MAETASKKTADNRPRLLLMDGHSLAYRAFFALPAENFTTGSGQPTNAVYGFASMLANTLRDEAPTHFAVAFDVSRKTWRSQEFPEYKANRSKTPDEFKGQVELIGELLDAMHADRFAVDGFEADDVIATLATQAEAAGFEVLIVTGDRDSFQLITDNVTVLYPTKGVSELTRFTPAKVEEKYGLTPQQYPDFAALRGDPSDNLPGIPGVGEKTAAKWINQFGSFDELVERAEEVKGKAGQNFRDHLDAVRLNRRLTEMVRDVELPKTPQDLERAPYDRTAVTGVLDVLEIRNPSLRERLLAVDPGAAEDEAPAPAAGVELDGAVLGAGELAPWLAEHGGQPLGVATVDTWAVGSGAVTEIALAAADGAAAWFDPATLDEGDEQAFAAWIADAARPKVMHNAKSAMRVFPEHGWQVDGVTMDTALAAYLVKPGRRSFALDALAVEYLGRELAPAAASDGQLAFGADDQAEAESLMAQARAVLDLGDAFTSRLAEVGAAELLHDMELPTSVLLARLERHGIAADRAHLEGMEQQFAGAVQQAVKEAHAAVGREFNLGSPKQLQEVLFGELGLPKTKKTKTGYTTDADALAWLAAQTEHELPVIMLRHREQAKLRVTVEGLIKTIAADGRIHTTFNQTVAATGRLSSTDPNLQNIPVRTDEGRAIRRGFVVGEGFETLMTADYSQIELRVMAHLSEDAGLIEAFTSGEDLHTTVASQVFGVDKSAVDPEMRRKIKAMSYGLAYGLSAFGLSQQLNIEAGEARGLMDTYFERFGGVRDYLHRVVEEARATGYTETVFGRRRYLPDLNSDNRQRREMAERMALNAPIQGTAADIVKVAMLQVDRALTEAKLKSRMLLQVHDEIVLEIAEGERAQVEEILRHEMSTAVQLRAPLDVSVGVGTDWESAAH, encoded by the coding sequence GTGGCTGAGACGGCATCGAAGAAGACGGCAGACAACCGACCGCGCCTGCTCCTGATGGACGGGCACTCCCTGGCGTACCGGGCGTTCTTTGCGCTGCCTGCGGAGAATTTCACGACAGGGTCGGGGCAGCCGACGAACGCGGTGTACGGCTTCGCGTCGATGCTCGCGAACACGCTGCGTGACGAGGCGCCGACGCATTTCGCGGTGGCGTTCGATGTCTCCCGCAAGACCTGGCGCTCGCAGGAGTTCCCGGAGTACAAGGCGAACCGCTCGAAGACCCCGGACGAGTTCAAGGGGCAGGTCGAGCTGATCGGTGAGCTGCTGGACGCGATGCACGCGGATCGTTTCGCGGTCGACGGCTTCGAGGCGGACGACGTCATCGCCACGCTGGCCACGCAGGCCGAGGCGGCCGGTTTCGAGGTGCTGATCGTCACCGGTGACCGGGATTCGTTCCAGCTGATCACGGACAACGTCACCGTGCTGTACCCGACCAAGGGCGTTTCGGAGCTGACGCGCTTCACCCCGGCGAAGGTCGAGGAGAAGTACGGGCTCACCCCGCAGCAGTACCCGGATTTCGCGGCGCTGCGCGGTGACCCGTCGGACAACCTCCCGGGTATCCCGGGTGTGGGTGAGAAGACCGCCGCGAAGTGGATCAATCAGTTCGGTTCGTTCGACGAGCTGGTCGAGCGGGCGGAGGAGGTCAAGGGCAAGGCCGGCCAGAATTTCCGGGATCATCTGGACGCGGTGCGGCTGAACCGCAGGCTGACCGAGATGGTCCGTGATGTGGAGCTGCCGAAGACCCCGCAGGACTTGGAGCGCGCCCCGTACGACCGGACGGCGGTGACGGGTGTGCTGGATGTCCTGGAGATCCGTAACCCGAGCCTGCGTGAGCGGTTGCTGGCCGTCGACCCGGGTGCGGCCGAGGACGAGGCCCCGGCGCCCGCCGCGGGCGTCGAGCTGGACGGTGCGGTGCTGGGCGCGGGCGAGCTCGCGCCGTGGCTCGCCGAGCACGGCGGGCAGCCGCTCGGCGTGGCCACGGTCGACACCTGGGCGGTGGGCAGCGGTGCGGTCACCGAGATCGCGCTGGCCGCGGCGGACGGCGCGGCGGCCTGGTTCGACCCGGCCACGCTCGACGAGGGCGACGAGCAGGCGTTCGCCGCGTGGATCGCCGATGCGGCCCGGCCCAAGGTCATGCACAACGCGAAGAGCGCCATGCGGGTCTTCCCCGAGCACGGCTGGCAGGTCGACGGCGTCACGATGGACACCGCGCTGGCCGCCTATCTGGTCAAGCCCGGCCGTCGTTCCTTCGCGCTGGACGCGCTGGCGGTGGAGTATCTGGGCCGTGAGCTGGCCCCTGCCGCGGCGTCCGACGGGCAGCTGGCCTTCGGTGCGGACGACCAGGCCGAGGCCGAGTCCCTGATGGCGCAGGCCCGTGCGGTCCTGGACCTGGGCGACGCGTTCACCTCGCGGCTGGCGGAGGTCGGTGCGGCCGAGCTGCTGCACGACATGGAGCTGCCGACGTCCGTGCTGCTGGCCCGTCTGGAGCGGCACGGCATCGCCGCCGACCGGGCCCATCTGGAAGGCATGGAGCAGCAGTTCGCCGGTGCGGTGCAGCAGGCGGTGAAGGAGGCGCACGCCGCGGTCGGCCGTGAGTTCAACCTCGGTTCGCCCAAGCAGCTCCAGGAGGTCCTCTTCGGTGAGCTGGGCCTGCCCAAGACGAAGAAGACGAAGACCGGGTACACGACGGACGCCGACGCGCTGGCCTGGCTCGCCGCGCAGACCGAGCACGAGCTGCCGGTGATCATGCTGCGCCACCGTGAGCAGGCCAAGCTGCGGGTCACGGTCGAGGGCCTGATCAAGACGATCGCGGCGGACGGCCGTATCCACACCACGTTCAACCAGACGGTGGCGGCGACGGGCCGGCTCTCCTCCACCGACCCCAACCTGCAGAACATCCCGGTCCGTACGGACGAGGGCCGGGCCATCCGCCGTGGCTTCGTCGTCGGCGAGGGCTTCGAAACGCTGATGACGGCCGACTACAGCCAGATCGAGCTGCGGGTGATGGCGCACCTCTCCGAGGACGCGGGCCTGATCGAGGCGTTCACCTCCGGCGAGGACCTGCACACCACGGTCGCCTCGCAGGTGTTCGGCGTCGACAAGTCGGCCGTCGACCCGGAGATGCGCCGCAAGATCAAGGCCATGAGCTACGGGCTCGCGTACGGGCTCTCCGCGTTCGGTCTCTCCCAGCAGCTGAACATCGAGGCGGGTGAGGCCCGGGGACTGATGGACACCTACTTCGAGCGGTTCGGCGGAGTGCGTGACTATCTGCACCGGGTGGTGGAGGAGGCCAGGGCCACGGGATACACGGAGACGGTCTTCGGCCGCCGCCGTTACCTCCCCGACCTCAACAGCGACAACCGCCAGCGCCGCGAGATGGCCGAGCGGATGGCGCTCAACGCACCGATCCAGGGCACGGCCGCGGACATCGTCAAGGTCGCCATGCTCCAGGTCGACCGGGCGCTGACCGAGGCGAAGCTGAAGTCCCGGATGCTGCTCCAGGTCCATGACGAAATCGTGCTGGAGATCGCCGAGGGCGAGCGGGCGCAGGTGGAGGAGATCCTCCGCCACGAGATGTCCACGGCCGTGCAGTTGCGTGCCCCGCTGGATGTCTCGGTGGGTGTCGGTACGGACTGGGAGTCCGCGGCGCACTGA
- a CDS encoding PaaI family thioesterase — protein sequence MGEHTAPKFPQEIIDEYAALGVDLPALFSAGHLGERMGVTIVEASADRVVGTMPVEGNTQPYGLLHGGASAVLAETLGSVGSMLHGGVTKLAVGVDLNCTHHRGVRSGLVTGVATPVHRGRSTATYEIAITDEQDKRVCTARLTCMLRDAPRPDAA from the coding sequence ATGGGCGAGCACACCGCACCCAAGTTCCCCCAGGAGATCATCGACGAGTACGCCGCACTCGGCGTCGACCTGCCCGCACTCTTCTCCGCCGGCCACCTCGGCGAGCGCATGGGCGTCACCATCGTCGAAGCCTCCGCGGACCGCGTCGTGGGCACCATGCCCGTCGAGGGCAACACCCAGCCCTACGGACTGCTCCACGGCGGTGCCTCCGCCGTCCTCGCCGAAACCCTCGGCTCCGTCGGCTCCATGCTCCACGGCGGCGTCACCAAACTCGCCGTCGGCGTCGACCTGAACTGCACCCATCACCGAGGGGTACGAAGCGGCCTCGTCACCGGCGTCGCCACCCCCGTACACCGCGGCCGCTCCACCGCCACGTACGAGATCGCGATCACCGACGAACAGGACAAGCGGGTCTGCACCGCACGCCTCACCTGCATGCTCCGCGACGCCCCCCGCCCCGACGCCGCCTGA